The Polynucleobacter sp. TSB-Sco08W16 genome includes a region encoding these proteins:
- a CDS encoding DUF2177 family protein — protein sequence MLKYFGIYFSFLITLIAVDLVWLLGIAKSLYRDEMGDLMASEPKLIAGLAFYLLYALGVCIFVIAPALSKQSITYALQYGALFGLFCYMTYDLTNLAVIRDFPTRLALIDIAWGSLVTTLAAGIAYWVGDHLS from the coding sequence TTGCTCAAGTATTTTGGGATTTACTTCTCTTTTCTGATCACCCTCATCGCGGTGGATTTAGTCTGGCTGTTGGGCATCGCAAAATCCCTTTATCGCGATGAAATGGGCGATCTCATGGCTAGCGAGCCAAAACTGATTGCCGGCTTAGCGTTTTACCTCCTCTATGCACTTGGTGTCTGTATTTTTGTGATTGCACCAGCACTCTCAAAACAATCTATCACTTATGCGTTGCAATATGGCGCTCTATTTGGCTTGTTTTGTTATATGACTTATGACCTGACCAACCTAGCTGTCATTCGAGATTTTCCAACCAGGCTCGCCTTGATTGATATTGCCTGGGGCTCACTCGTAACTACCTTAGCAGCCGGAATTGCTTATTGGGTTGGCGATCACCTCTCTTAG
- the ccoO gene encoding cytochrome-c oxidase, cbb3-type subunit II, with product MSEQRRFFSHETLERNVGWLIIATIAAISVAGLVQIVPLFFQHSTTEPSPGVVPYSALRLAGRDIYQREGCMGCHSQQIRTLRSEVERYGPYSLAGESVYDHPFLWGSKRTGPDLARVGGKYSDAWHQIHLNNPRDVVPESNMPAYPYLAQSPADAGSIQSHMVAMRRLGIPYTDEEIANAPKELEGKTELDALVAYLQGLGINRRYITVEEVVAK from the coding sequence ATGTCAGAACAACGTCGATTTTTCTCCCACGAAACGCTTGAGCGTAATGTTGGTTGGTTGATCATTGCAACGATTGCAGCAATTTCGGTTGCCGGTTTGGTGCAGATCGTCCCATTATTTTTCCAACACTCTACAACTGAACCAAGTCCCGGAGTTGTGCCTTACTCCGCCTTACGTTTAGCTGGACGCGATATCTATCAACGTGAAGGATGTATGGGTTGCCATTCACAACAAATTCGTACGCTACGTTCAGAAGTGGAGCGTTACGGACCTTACTCATTGGCTGGCGAGTCGGTATACGACCATCCATTCTTATGGGGAAGCAAGCGTACAGGCCCAGATTTAGCTCGTGTAGGCGGTAAGTATTCTGATGCATGGCATCAGATTCACTTGAATAACCCACGTGATGTAGTGCCTGAGTCTAATATGCCTGCCTATCCATATCTGGCTCAGAGTCCTGCTGATGCAGGCTCTATTCAATCTCATATGGTTGCGATGCGTCGTTTAGGCATTCCTTATACCGATGAAGAGATTGCCAATGCCCCTAAAGAACTTGAAGGGAAGACAGAGCTAGATGCATTGGTGGCGTATCTTCAAGGTCTTGGTATCAACCGTAGATATATCACTGTTGAAGAGGTAGTTGCTAAGTAA
- a CDS encoding sulfite exporter TauE/SafE family protein → MLTTSLILAVFLGSLVSGWHCALMCGGIAAAIERPVVSEAPIRSKSELFYLQLIMHLGRVTTYVLLGALAAWIGVVVWQQSLLPIQRALFFLTSLILILMGFRLLGLGKSKTPIGGKWLGSQIASYWAKYLGRFANGPSRWFSGMLWGLVPCGLVYSVLPLAFLSGDVLTGATLMLAFGLGTLPNLLLISKFSAALTQFGQYVWVRYFAVLLLLIAGGFGLYRAWVLPEALLKGGFCIA, encoded by the coding sequence ATGCTAACTACTAGCCTCATTTTGGCTGTTTTTTTAGGTTCTCTTGTTAGTGGCTGGCATTGCGCCCTGATGTGTGGCGGCATTGCTGCGGCGATAGAGCGCCCGGTGGTGTCTGAGGCCCCTATACGCTCCAAATCTGAGCTCTTCTATCTGCAACTGATCATGCATTTAGGTCGTGTGACAACCTATGTTCTGTTGGGTGCCCTTGCTGCTTGGATTGGGGTAGTGGTTTGGCAGCAAAGCTTGCTTCCGATTCAAAGAGCTTTATTTTTCCTGACATCCCTCATTCTGATTTTGATGGGCTTTCGCTTATTAGGCTTGGGTAAATCGAAGACTCCGATTGGTGGCAAGTGGCTTGGCAGTCAAATTGCCAGTTATTGGGCAAAGTACCTAGGCCGCTTTGCAAACGGCCCCTCTCGTTGGTTTAGCGGAATGTTGTGGGGTCTAGTGCCTTGCGGTTTGGTATACAGCGTCTTGCCTCTAGCTTTTTTATCTGGCGATGTATTAACGGGCGCAACGCTGATGTTGGCATTCGGCTTGGGAACCTTGCCAAACCTGTTGTTGATTTCTAAATTCTCTGCAGCCTTAACCCAGTTTGGGCAGTATGTCTGGGTGCGCTACTTCGCAGTTCTGTTGCTTTTGATCGCTGGTGGGTTTGGCCTATATCGCGCTTGGGTTCTTCCTGAAGCTTTACTCAAAGGCGGTTTCTGTATTGCTTAA
- a CDS encoding mandelate racemase/muconate lactonizing enzyme family protein, whose product MPIIESVQVASVAVPLDKVTSFSTRTVSERHYCLVKVRGKDGNEGIGFCYVGSAGGDIAKLAVEQLLAPKLIGQNSHRSEGLWMEMYNESILQGRSGAVMRGISILDTALWDLNARAAGLPLHHYLGSVVDDRVPAYASGGYYLEGKTPAKLGKEMEAYVKQGFKAVKMKVGRLSPAEEEDRVKAARKAIGDDILLTLDANNAWRDLPTALEYVRRFEAYNPYWIEEPFSPDAIDLHAALARQTKINVATGEMEAGRWRFRELIDAGGAAILQSDAAVCGGITEWRRISAYADAKGITVCPHWMHDLHAPLVAATPNARFVEFFLDDQVLNFRRLINKQLTFKNGDLILHQTPGLGFEFDEAAIKKYAGKTPWTKIA is encoded by the coding sequence ATGCCGATCATCGAATCTGTGCAAGTTGCTTCAGTTGCAGTGCCTTTAGACAAGGTGACTTCGTTTTCAACCCGTACCGTGTCTGAGCGCCACTATTGCTTGGTTAAAGTTCGTGGCAAAGATGGTAATGAGGGCATTGGTTTTTGTTATGTCGGCAGCGCCGGTGGTGATATTGCCAAGCTGGCTGTGGAGCAATTACTGGCGCCTAAACTGATTGGGCAGAACAGCCATCGTAGCGAAGGCTTGTGGATGGAGATGTATAACGAATCCATTTTGCAAGGCCGCAGCGGTGCAGTGATGCGTGGCATCTCAATCTTAGATACTGCGCTTTGGGATCTCAATGCCCGCGCTGCAGGTCTACCACTTCATCATTATTTAGGGTCAGTAGTGGATGATCGCGTACCTGCTTACGCCAGTGGCGGCTATTACCTTGAAGGTAAAACGCCTGCAAAACTGGGTAAAGAAATGGAGGCCTATGTAAAACAGGGCTTTAAAGCGGTCAAAATGAAAGTGGGGCGCTTATCTCCTGCGGAAGAAGAAGATCGCGTGAAGGCTGCTCGTAAGGCTATTGGCGATGATATTTTGCTCACACTAGATGCAAATAATGCATGGCGCGATTTACCAACAGCGCTTGAGTATGTAAGACGTTTTGAAGCTTATAACCCTTACTGGATTGAAGAACCTTTTTCACCAGATGCCATTGACTTACATGCTGCTCTAGCTCGTCAAACTAAGATTAATGTGGCTACTGGTGAGATGGAGGCAGGCCGCTGGCGTTTCAGGGAGTTGATTGATGCAGGTGGCGCAGCGATCTTGCAATCGGATGCGGCTGTCTGTGGCGGCATTACTGAATGGCGTCGTATCTCAGCATATGCCGATGCTAAAGGGATTACTGTATGCCCCCATTGGATGCATGACTTGCATGCTCCTTTGGTAGCAGCCACCCCGAATGCCCGTTTTGTGGAATTCTTCTTGGATGATCAAGTATTGAACTTCCGCAGATTAATTAATAAACAGCTCACCTTTAAGAATGGCGATTTGATTCTCCATCAAACGCCAGGACTTGGATTTGAGTTTGATGAAGCTGCTATTAAGAAATACGCTGGCAAAACTCCGTGGACCAAGATTGCATAG
- a CDS encoding cbb3-type cytochrome C oxidase subunit 3 codes for MQNIAPYLSAISTVLGLVVFLGIVWWAWSAKRQPANQESAELPFDLPDEFSKDKS; via the coding sequence ATGCAAAATATCGCTCCCTACCTCTCAGCAATTTCTACCGTGCTTGGCTTGGTAGTTTTTTTAGGAATCGTTTGGTGGGCGTGGTCTGCAAAAAGACAGCCCGCTAATCAAGAATCCGCCGAACTTCCGTTCGATCTACCCGATGAATTCAGTAAGGATAAATCATGA
- the ccoP gene encoding cytochrome-c oxidase, cbb3-type subunit III: MSDFLGAGWSTYIALVTLVGIVWCIWLLFSQLKVKVKLKPDGEVADTGHVWDGDLRELNNPLPRWWMWMFLISCIFGLVYLVLYPGLGSYPGLLGYSTDGALMKSMTTANDELKPVYAKYVKMDVEQVAADPQAHEMGQRLFLNSCAQCHGSDAGGAKGFPNLTDGDWLYGGSPENIKTSITYGRGGVMPPFPLLDSNQIVDVANYVRSLSGLSADDAKAARGAQVFAANCVACHGPDAKGNIAIGAPNLTDKTWLYGGSEATIIETVTKGRMAMMPAQDKVLSPEKIQLLTAYVWGLSNNKQPAEAK, from the coding sequence ATGAGTGACTTTCTTGGTGCCGGTTGGAGTACCTACATCGCCTTAGTAACACTGGTCGGTATTGTTTGGTGTATCTGGCTGTTATTTTCCCAACTTAAAGTGAAGGTGAAGTTGAAGCCTGACGGTGAAGTTGCTGATACTGGGCACGTTTGGGATGGTGACTTACGTGAGTTGAATAATCCTCTGCCACGTTGGTGGATGTGGATGTTTTTGATCTCCTGCATCTTTGGTCTGGTTTATCTAGTTCTCTATCCGGGACTGGGCTCCTATCCAGGCCTTTTGGGTTATAGCACCGACGGCGCATTGATGAAGTCAATGACTACTGCCAATGATGAATTAAAGCCGGTCTATGCAAAATACGTGAAGATGGATGTTGAGCAAGTTGCCGCCGATCCTCAAGCGCATGAAATGGGCCAACGCTTATTTTTAAATTCTTGTGCACAGTGTCATGGTTCGGATGCAGGCGGTGCTAAAGGCTTCCCAAACTTAACTGATGGTGACTGGCTCTATGGCGGTTCTCCAGAAAACATTAAGACTTCGATTACTTATGGTCGCGGTGGCGTGATGCCTCCTTTCCCACTGTTAGATAGCAATCAAATTGTGGATGTTGCCAACTATGTACGTAGCCTCTCAGGTTTGTCAGCAGATGATGCGAAAGCAGCCCGTGGTGCACAAGTATTCGCTGCAAACTGTGTAGCCTGTCATGGTCCTGATGCCAAAGGCAATATTGCCATAGGTGCCCCGAATTTAACCGACAAAACTTGGTTATATGGCGGCTCAGAAGCAACCATTATTGAGACGGTGACAAAAGGTCGCATGGCCATGATGCCTGCTCAAGATAAGGTATTAAGTCCTGAGAAGATTCAATTGTTAACAGCATATGTATGGGGCTTATCCAATAATAAGCAGCCAGCAGAAGCCAAGTAA
- a CDS encoding FixH family protein, translating to MTEEHINKPWWKQLWPWLLISGPAVAIIGCAITIWLAVNLYADKPLREGVMKQGLKVEQLKDAQVSK from the coding sequence ATGACCGAAGAACACATCAATAAGCCCTGGTGGAAACAATTATGGCCTTGGCTACTCATTAGTGGTCCTGCAGTTGCCATCATCGGCTGCGCAATTACGATTTGGTTAGCAGTCAATCTCTATGCTGATAAACCTTTACGTGAAGGCGTGATGAAGCAAGGTTTAAAAGTTGAGCAACTTAAAGATGCACAGGTCAGCAAATGA
- a CDS encoding SulP family inorganic anion transporter — translation MFFHPKILDSFKDYNRTLFTKDVLAGITVGIVALPLAMAFAIASGLKPEAGIFTAIIAGGIVSLLGGSRVQIGGPAGAFIVIVYGIVERYGVSNLLLATAMSGVFLFLMGIFKLGTLVRFIPIAVIVGFTNGIAVLIGLSQVKEFFGLTIEKMPAQFFQSIHTLYAAADTVNMTALSLACGSLGLIILWKVFQNRLGFLRHIPGTVVAMAAATLITGLFNLPVDTIGSRFGGIPSSLPHFELIPISWGTAQYMVAPALTLALLGAIESLLCARIADGLIHDRHESNQELMAQGIANLVSPFFGGMPATGTIARTVTNIESGGTTPIAGIVHALTLLTVVLFAAPLAKDIPLASLAAILMYVAWNMGEWKKLIDLKQFRLPYRVTIISVFLLTVILDLTIAVEVGLLLAFITFIYRISSLSRCEIADANASPQLSNLAGQIDAYRIYGAIFFGAVKLLENIESKLPSQILILDLKNVIYIDTSGIEAITELAHLCKIRNIKLIICGLDHQPYEMAQRSGFLEALESGCLYPDLASGIAAATY, via the coding sequence ATGTTTTTTCATCCGAAAATCCTCGACTCATTCAAGGACTACAACCGGACCCTATTTACTAAAGATGTTCTTGCTGGGATAACCGTAGGTATAGTTGCACTTCCCTTAGCTATGGCATTTGCAATTGCCAGCGGGCTAAAGCCAGAAGCAGGCATCTTCACGGCAATTATTGCTGGTGGAATTGTTTCTTTATTAGGCGGAAGTCGCGTACAAATTGGCGGACCTGCGGGCGCATTCATTGTCATTGTGTATGGCATTGTGGAGCGTTATGGCGTATCAAATCTTCTGCTTGCAACAGCCATGTCTGGGGTATTTCTTTTCCTGATGGGAATATTTAAGCTAGGAACTTTGGTACGCTTCATACCGATTGCTGTAATTGTGGGCTTTACCAATGGAATTGCTGTTTTAATCGGCCTATCCCAGGTGAAGGAATTTTTTGGATTAACCATTGAAAAAATGCCTGCGCAATTCTTTCAATCTATCCATACTCTTTATGCGGCCGCTGATACTGTAAATATGACAGCCCTAAGCTTGGCTTGTGGCAGCTTGGGTCTGATTATTCTTTGGAAGGTCTTTCAAAACCGTCTAGGGTTCTTAAGGCATATTCCAGGAACCGTAGTGGCAATGGCTGCCGCAACACTCATCACCGGTCTTTTCAATCTACCCGTCGATACGATCGGCAGTCGCTTTGGCGGCATTCCATCTAGCCTCCCCCATTTTGAGTTGATCCCCATTAGCTGGGGCACGGCCCAGTATATGGTGGCTCCTGCGCTCACCTTAGCTTTATTGGGTGCAATAGAATCTTTGCTCTGCGCTCGTATTGCAGACGGATTGATTCATGATCGCCATGAGTCCAATCAAGAGTTGATGGCGCAAGGCATAGCAAACTTAGTCTCACCATTTTTTGGTGGCATGCCGGCAACGGGGACGATCGCCAGAACAGTCACCAATATCGAGAGTGGCGGCACCACCCCAATTGCTGGAATCGTTCATGCACTCACTTTATTAACTGTTGTTTTATTTGCAGCCCCCTTAGCAAAAGATATTCCTTTGGCAAGTCTGGCTGCCATTTTGATGTATGTCGCCTGGAATATGGGTGAGTGGAAAAAATTGATTGATTTAAAGCAGTTCCGCTTACCTTATCGCGTAACGATTATTAGCGTTTTTCTACTGACTGTTATCCTGGATTTGACAATCGCAGTAGAGGTAGGGTTGCTACTGGCCTTCATTACTTTTATCTATCGCATCTCCAGTTTGTCGCGTTGTGAAATTGCTGATGCCAATGCCTCTCCTCAGCTGAGCAACCTTGCCGGTCAAATTGATGCTTATCGCATCTATGGCGCAATCTTCTTTGGTGCCGTGAAGCTACTCGAAAATATTGAGTCAAAACTGCCTTCTCAAATATTGATATTAGATCTTAAGAACGTCATTTATATTGATACATCGGGTATTGAGGCAATCACTGAATTAGCCCACCTTTGCAAAATTCGAAATATCAAACTCATTATTTGCGGCTTAGATCATCAACCTTATGAGATGGCACAACGTAGCGGCTTTCTTGAGGCCCTTGAATCTGGTTGCCTTTATCCAGACCTAGCATCTGGCATTGCAGCAGCTACGTATTAA
- the fnr gene encoding fumarate/nitrate reduction transcriptional regulator Fnr, translating into MNYKPTDTPNSKCSVCVLGQFCLPVGLNPSDVSRIDTLVKERVHLQKGESLYRHGDPLTSVYSVRFGTLKTEYCLQDGRQQVIGFHLPGEILGLDGIGNGHYQSDAVALEESEVCIIRYDAFEDLARQIPVLQNQFHKIMSRELTQDQRHLLSLGTMRAEERLAAFLLSLSQRLAARGYLNNEFDLRMSRVEIGSYLGIQIETVSRMLSRFAESGLIQIKQRHIKLIDMDGLYELAGIPNPDRHSCSTTTPIKQI; encoded by the coding sequence ATGAATTACAAGCCAACCGATACCCCAAACAGCAAATGCTCAGTCTGCGTTCTGGGTCAGTTTTGCCTTCCAGTTGGCCTTAATCCCAGCGATGTCTCCAGAATCGATACCCTGGTTAAAGAACGTGTCCATTTACAAAAAGGGGAAAGCCTCTATCGTCACGGCGACCCTCTGACTTCGGTATATAGCGTCCGTTTTGGTACCCTCAAAACTGAATACTGTCTGCAAGATGGCCGCCAGCAAGTAATTGGCTTTCATCTTCCTGGTGAAATCTTAGGTCTTGATGGCATTGGCAATGGTCATTACCAGTCAGATGCGGTTGCGCTTGAAGAAAGCGAGGTTTGCATCATTCGCTATGACGCATTTGAAGATTTAGCGAGACAGATTCCAGTGCTACAAAATCAGTTTCATAAGATCATGAGTCGGGAATTAACGCAAGATCAACGCCACCTACTTTCTTTAGGTACGATGCGCGCTGAAGAGCGATTGGCTGCGTTCTTACTGAGCCTCTCGCAACGTCTAGCAGCCCGTGGCTATCTCAATAATGAATTCGATTTACGCATGAGTCGCGTAGAGATTGGTAGCTACCTTGGTATTCAGATTGAAACTGTTAGCCGCATGCTGTCGCGTTTTGCGGAATCTGGTCTGATTCAAATCAAACAGCGTCATATTAAGTTGATTGATATGGATGGACTATATGAATTGGCGGGCATCCCCAATCCAGACCGCCACAGTTGCAGCACTACAACCCCTATCAAACAGATTTAG
- the ccoG gene encoding cytochrome c oxidase accessory protein CcoG has product MTDNSPGGKPIPIDVIEESLYEVRRKIYPRSVSGLFARWRLALVFATQLLFYGLPWLNWNGRQAVLFDLVQRKFYIFGLVLWPQDVIYLTLLLILSALALFLFTAVAGRLFCGYACPQTVYTEIFMWIERKVEGDRFARIRLDGEEWPWGLKKWRLKITKHFLWLLIAFWTGFTFIGYFTPIETLGAALLHLSLGPWQTFWLCFYSFATWGNAGFMREQVCKYMCPYARFQSVMVDKDTFLVTYDKVRGEPRGSRSKSADHGSLGLGDCVDCSICVQVCPTGIDIRDGMQYMCIGCGACIDACDQVMEKVDYPKGLIRYTTERAIEEKESNQSAIRHILRPRVLIYTAFITVLASAFFISLATRNPLRVDVMRDRGALAREVEGVRIENIYRIQIMNASEHPMKVHVKATGLDGLKILNSQGQEISVINVGPASNQLLPIKVSTAIGVNESGNYPIFFDVSAQEIDEDEVVIRTRNEKSTFIIPR; this is encoded by the coding sequence GTGACAGATAATTCGCCGGGTGGAAAACCCATTCCAATAGATGTTATTGAGGAATCTCTTTACGAGGTCCGGCGAAAAATTTACCCACGCTCAGTATCAGGCCTGTTTGCCCGTTGGCGTTTGGCATTAGTTTTTGCTACCCAACTTCTATTCTATGGATTGCCTTGGCTAAATTGGAATGGCCGCCAAGCCGTTCTCTTTGATTTAGTCCAACGGAAGTTTTATATTTTTGGTTTAGTACTGTGGCCACAAGATGTGATCTATCTCACGCTCTTGCTCATTCTTTCTGCTTTAGCTTTATTTCTTTTTACAGCAGTTGCTGGTCGCTTGTTCTGTGGTTATGCCTGCCCACAAACTGTCTATACCGAAATCTTTATGTGGATCGAGCGCAAAGTTGAGGGTGATCGATTTGCACGTATTCGTTTAGATGGGGAAGAGTGGCCTTGGGGTCTTAAAAAATGGCGCCTGAAAATCACTAAGCATTTCCTATGGTTGTTAATTGCGTTCTGGACGGGTTTTACCTTCATTGGTTACTTCACTCCAATTGAAACCTTGGGTGCAGCTTTATTGCATTTATCGCTTGGGCCATGGCAGACCTTCTGGCTGTGCTTCTATAGCTTTGCAACTTGGGGTAACGCAGGCTTTATGCGTGAGCAGGTTTGTAAATATATGTGCCCATACGCTCGCTTCCAGAGTGTGATGGTGGATAAAGATACTTTCTTAGTTACTTATGACAAGGTACGTGGTGAGCCTAGGGGTAGTCGAAGTAAATCTGCAGACCATGGCTCATTAGGTTTGGGTGATTGCGTTGATTGCAGTATATGTGTACAAGTATGTCCAACAGGAATTGATATTCGCGATGGTATGCAATACATGTGTATTGGTTGTGGAGCTTGTATCGATGCCTGTGATCAAGTGATGGAAAAAGTAGATTATCCAAAAGGATTAATTCGCTACACCACCGAACGTGCTATTGAGGAAAAAGAATCCAATCAAAGTGCGATTAGACATATTCTGCGCCCTAGAGTCTTAATATATACAGCCTTCATTACAGTCTTAGCCTCTGCCTTCTTCATTTCTTTAGCTACCCGTAACCCATTACGAGTTGATGTGATGCGGGATCGTGGCGCTTTAGCTCGTGAGGTTGAGGGCGTCCGTATTGAAAATATCTACCGTATTCAAATCATGAATGCTTCAGAACATCCCATGAAGGTACATGTAAAGGCAACCGGCCTAGATGGTTTGAAAATCCTCAACTCCCAAGGTCAGGAAATTAGCGTAATTAATGTCGGCCCAGCTAGCAATCAACTGCTTCCAATTAAAGTCAGCACTGCCATTGGCGTAAATGAATCCGGTAATTACCCAATCTTTTTTGATGTTAGTGCACAAGAGATCGACGAAGATGAGGTAGTTATCAGAACTCGTAATGAAAAATCTACCTTTATTATTCCTCGTTAA
- a CDS encoding M23 family metallopeptidase, whose product MVNKKVSTHHWLVKGALILLGCTFLSLGSVAQAQTSQSSKSNQARKKVLVQNTKQVGFKDKSAGVGTKSSSMSLNPSLFQKKDPSELMLDSDANLDYRVTQGCLRRNFNEDNLPSSVGIDNRQFAEFFKSQTKGFFDRMRGDCIPYAAAFTTRNRFDSLSIMNGPILDSKTEVWTFTPSAFGGFLVQQDFLRNESKNLTEIRVPLKEVLYDPRKLGDKLPVELVWELNSIIKQIYPEDNNSLENTNSIVRLIVDFGDRERWAQIWAVEIIDPANKEVFANAFWVERNELPGGFFTGNGESLERSFWTNPLSYRRISRGVGMVRAGSAKRSKSNAAVAQPAPTKQRYRAHMGIDYAAPIGTPIFSVANGKVVHLGFSGAFGNLIVLEHPGGYHTYYAHLSNYNTELELGNEVRRGLEIGYVGTTGRSTGPHLHFELRKDGIYVDPYASKTQLDLWSMRDSESGQLTREVLLLGSPVLR is encoded by the coding sequence ATGGTGAATAAAAAAGTCAGCACCCATCATTGGCTCGTAAAAGGAGCTCTCATTCTTTTGGGATGCACATTCCTAAGTCTAGGAAGTGTTGCTCAAGCACAAACTAGCCAAAGCTCAAAATCCAATCAGGCTCGCAAAAAAGTCCTTGTTCAAAATACAAAGCAAGTTGGCTTTAAAGACAAGTCTGCGGGCGTGGGCACAAAATCAAGCAGCATGAGCTTGAACCCTTCACTCTTTCAAAAGAAAGATCCTAGCGAGCTGATGCTTGATAGCGATGCCAATCTCGACTATCGGGTGACGCAAGGATGTCTGCGCCGTAACTTCAATGAAGACAACCTGCCATCGAGTGTTGGTATTGATAATCGTCAATTTGCCGAGTTCTTCAAAAGTCAGACCAAGGGATTTTTTGACCGTATGCGCGGGGATTGCATTCCCTATGCAGCCGCATTTACTACACGTAATCGCTTTGACTCATTGAGCATCATGAATGGTCCGATTTTGGATAGCAAAACAGAAGTATGGACATTCACACCGTCAGCCTTCGGCGGATTTTTGGTGCAACAAGATTTCTTAAGAAATGAGTCAAAGAATCTCACTGAAATCCGTGTGCCCTTAAAAGAGGTTCTATATGACCCTCGTAAGCTAGGCGATAAGTTGCCAGTTGAACTGGTTTGGGAACTCAATTCCATCATCAAGCAAATTTACCCTGAAGATAACAACTCACTTGAGAACACCAATAGCATTGTTCGTTTGATTGTGGATTTCGGAGATCGGGAGCGCTGGGCACAAATTTGGGCTGTCGAGATTATTGATCCAGCCAACAAAGAGGTATTTGCGAACGCATTCTGGGTTGAGCGTAATGAACTACCGGGTGGATTTTTCACTGGCAACGGGGAATCCTTAGAACGCTCGTTCTGGACCAATCCACTGAGCTATCGACGCATCTCTCGGGGAGTGGGTATGGTGCGGGCTGGCAGCGCTAAACGTTCCAAGAGTAATGCCGCTGTTGCACAACCAGCCCCAACTAAACAGCGCTACCGCGCCCATATGGGAATCGACTATGCGGCACCCATTGGCACCCCAATCTTTAGTGTGGCTAATGGCAAAGTAGTCCATCTTGGCTTTAGCGGCGCATTTGGTAATCTGATTGTTCTAGAGCATCCCGGTGGTTATCACACCTATTACGCCCATTTGAGCAACTACAACACTGAGCTTGAGTTAGGCAATGAAGTACGGCGTGGCCTTGAGATTGGGTACGTTGGAACTACGGGCCGCTCTACCGGACCGCATCTTCACTTTGAACTTCGAAAAGATGGCATATACGTTGATCCGTATGCATCCAAAACCCAACTCGACCTATGGTCTATGCGTGATAGCGAGAGCGGTCAATTGACTAGAGAGGTTTTGCTTTTAGGAAGTCCAGTCCTTAGATGA
- a CDS encoding universal stress protein translates to MFKHLLVPVDGSDVSKKSLKKVAELAKADGAAVTLVYVSDPMPPLVYSDSTMAYGVSAKEHKDACAEYAKDVFKKSATALGASIKAKSLHIQNSNLSEGILDGAKKAKADVIVMASHKRTGIKGVLLGSETHEVIVHSKLPVLVLG, encoded by the coding sequence ATGTTTAAGCATTTATTAGTACCGGTAGATGGTTCAGATGTCAGCAAAAAGTCCTTAAAAAAGGTTGCTGAGCTTGCTAAGGCTGACGGCGCTGCGGTGACTTTGGTTTATGTTTCTGATCCAATGCCACCCCTCGTATATTCAGACAGCACTATGGCTTACGGTGTTTCTGCGAAAGAGCATAAGGATGCTTGTGCTGAGTACGCTAAAGATGTCTTCAAAAAATCTGCTACCGCGCTCGGCGCCAGCATTAAAGCAAAATCCTTGCACATTCAAAACTCGAATCTATCCGAAGGTATTTTGGATGGTGCTAAAAAAGCTAAAGCCGATGTTATCGTGATGGCTTCACACAAACGCACCGGTATTAAAGGCGTGTTGTTGGGCAGTGAGACTCATGAAGTGATTGTGCATTCCAAGCTACCGGTTCTAGTACTCGGCTAA